The Rissa tridactyla isolate bRisTri1 chromosome 1, bRisTri1.patW.cur.20221130, whole genome shotgun sequence DNA segment TGGATGGGTAAGTTAAATATTAGAATTTTTCACTCTGTAGCAACATTATCTGGATGGCAAGTAAATTCTGTTCCTGAGGTAGATTTTTTCAAGATGATGTAAATATGTGCCACACACAGATTCACGTTCATAAACaaactttcagaaaacatttggaaatcaTTTCGATTCTGCCCTCAGTAAGAGAAATGTAAACTAACCATTGCCGAACAAAGGATGGCTTTTCAAGCTTGTCACTCCAGCTGCGGATCAAAGAATATGCATACCAGATCAAAAGTtatctgtaatttatttatttagtaaacTGACAGCTTTATACTAAACCCATCATTGCTATCTCGGCGTACTCCTCTCTGTAATCTATGATCATAGAAAACAATCTGTTTCCCAGAGAGAAAAACCTAACAACGTGTGTCCACTTCATTTCAATCACTGATAACAAACTTCCTGTCTCAGTCTAGCCCTATATTTCTCCTCCAAGTTCTCCTTCATGTAACGCCAGGCAATGCAACCTCAAGCCTGCATTTGCAACTGCCTACATGCACTAACTTTCTAATCTCTGCTCTATGCAACTTGCACTTAAGAGCACCTTGTACCGTGAAGTCTGAAGCACGGTAACCACAGTTAAGTCAGAAATTGCTATAATGCAGACTTTTTCAGACACAATTTCAAGTTGCTGCTCAAGtccagtttatttttttggtCTTGGTGACAGATCACTGACTCAGCCTGTTTGGTATCCAAGACCTATCTGTGTTCCCACCTGAGTGCAGCTTCTGGAGGGGGTACCTGCTTTGTAGACCCTCACATAGACCCCGACAAAGATACAGCATAGGAAGGTGTGCGTGTAGTCTTGCTGTCAGCCGGTACAGAATTTGACCATCATTCTGTCTTATTTAAAACCGCTCCATCACTCAGTCTCTGTATTCTAGCAATTTCTGGGGCCATACCCAAACTTAAATAGCCactctgaaagaaacaaatgTCTGCAGCAATGCCCGTCCTCAAGTCAAACATTTGTAAAGCTGCATATATTTAAGAGCAAAAGAATGGAGATCGTAAATACTACAAAAGAGGTCAAGATGTTAGAGCAAGTAGAAAACAGGATATCAGTCCTGAAGACACAAACACAGAAACTTGGGGTTTGCTTCAATTCTAACTTCTAATTGAAGGAAGACCAAAATCAGAAAATGTGATCTGTTCCCATGATGATTGTATTTCCTTACCTAAACTCAGGTACCAGGGGTCCTTTATAAAGTCTTCCAAGCAAACAGGCTATTATACCAAAGCATTATACAACTAAATGGAAAATTCATTCCAAGACAATGATGTGTTTACCTTTGCATGGAGATTAGTTATAGAAGCATCGTCAGCACTTAAGGCAAACCATTCACAGTACATTAAGGAGGCAATTAGAGCAAAAACCATCTTCAGCATTATTGTTCTTACTAATTAGCAGTAGTCTACAGGCACAAGAACATCAATAATAATATGAACCATCAATTTGTACCCTCAactttcagggaaaagaaaacaactaaaatacatatttttgtcaAGAATTGAAACATGTATATTTAACAAGGTATCATCTACATTAGCGACCCCTTAGGGGTTTTAACAAAACTGTTCAAATAATTAGACCACAGGCATTCACTTCCATTCtacttgctatttttttaatcctgtacACAAAAACCTCTAAAGGCACAGAAGGAACAGACACAAACTTTCAAAACACAAAGTCATTCTGAATACCCAACCTGACAGAACTTTTAACagcactctttaaaaaaaaaaaaaaatccgaccCATTACTCATAAATTAgttaaatagtttttatttagTTCAGTGCCCTAGATTATCAGTCACTTAGGGGAGGGATCAAATTCTTCAAGGACTGATGGAAGATACAAAGACAGAGCTTGTGCGTGCACATACAGAGGTTTAGGTTCCCTTCCTGAAGGGCAAGTACTTACCTTCCCACTGGCCAGTCAGCACCAGACTCCTGCTAATGACAATGTCAATCTCTCTGGCACCGTATTCCACAGCTAGCTTTATTTCAGCCAGTTTGGTTTCTAGAGGAGTTTGTCCAGATGGAAATCCAGCAGCCACTATCAAGGAGGAGGAcgcaggcagagggaagaaaatgttttataaattgACCATAAAATTGCAAATACCACTAATACACCACAGAGTTTGAAAGTTATTCCTTTTTTTAGCCCTACCACAATTCAAAAAAAACTAAAGGCACCTCATCCTACCCTCTCTTCATCCACAAGAAGCATTTGCTCTTCCCTTAAGAACTGACGTCCAGCAAGATACTAAGTGCATCTTGCAAAAGGTCTCTTTCACATGCTTAATTTTTTGCAAGCCTACATAAGAAAGCATAGTATCTATTGCCTCCAGCAGAATTGAGCAAACAATGAGTGAACTCATATATGAAGCAATACATACATTTTTGATTCTCCCCAATTCTTTTAAGTAGTATTTCAAGTTAAATCCCAGTAATATTTTAACAGCTAAATCACAATAGagcaaaaattgttttcaatGAGGTCTACTTAAGATTACCTTTATGATGTTTAAGTACAAAACCCAAAGATAACTTTGGAAATGTAAGAAACAATGACAAAGAGGATCCCTGACAAAGAGATCCTCTTTCTCTCTGACATATAAATGCATTTAGTATGTATTCTTCCCTATAGGACAatgaaacaacaataacaaaaaaatcctcacaaacaaaaaaaaaacaacgaccaAAACCAGAAATCATGGATCTTAGCATTAAACACCTGATCTAACTTCAGAGTTAGCccctgctttgagtaggaggttggagcagatgacatccagagctcccttccaacctgcatAATTCTTTGATTCTCCTTCTTGCTTATTGTAGATTCCGGACTTGTCTGTTGTGTGTGGTGACTGGAGAAGAGCTGCTACTATGAGACTTCTGAGTACAAGTCCCGAACCTGCGCGCTGCTCAGCAGGCAATAACCCCTGCCTCTGCACACAGCTTCATTGAATTCAGCTGGTAGGATTATACTTAAAAGCCAAACAActgatagggaaaaaaatcccttgtaTTAGAACTCCTAAAATCTCATAttgtaattttattattattatccacTTAGTGTCTACTGATACTTTGTCCTGCACACTATTGCAATTTCTTCTGCTCAGGTGAGGGAAACGTTAATACATCTCAAGGACCTCTTTGAAGAGCTTCCGGCAAAACAGACTTGGCATTGCTGATTGATAAACTTGaagttgaaagaaaacaaaagactatACCAGAAGCAAATCCTCCTCTccattcccttccttccccctgctacCTTTTTATCTTACTCtctaaaacaaaagcaagtcCAAACTTCTGGATTTTTCCACATATTTTATAGCATCAAAATATATAATTGGATATTTTAGAATAAAACGTACCTGAAGCTACCGGTATGTTACAACCAGCAGCTTTTAGGGCATTAACAGCATCGGTGACTCTTGTGGGATATACACAAACTGCTCCAACAGTAATACCTGAAAAAAACACAGTTCACTTTTTCATATGTATAGATTTCCACCTTCTCTAGTCCAATCCGTATTATGAGCATATGTGCATTGTTTGCACCTCCCACTTCTGCATTCTCCCAAGGATTTTAAGCCCCTACACCAGGGATATCTGTTTTCTTGTTCGAGCACTTCAGGTCATTCTCCATATTGTTACCTCCCTCATGTTCCTTCATCTGACCCTGGGAGCAAGTTTGCATTAGCAGGAATTAAAACGCCGAGATCTTTATCGACAGATTTACTGTTTAATGCCAACACGTTCAGTTAAGACATGCTTAGTCAGCAAATTACTGCGAGAGAAACTGcactgccaagccctgtccttacTTGTTGAGCCAGACTGAGCCCAGCAGCAACCGAGCAGTCTTTATGTTAATGCAGTCCTACTGCATTTCTAGTTAAAATGCTATTCTCTCAGTCTCAGATAATTGACCTCATATTTAATACTTCAACTGTCTGAAGAGTCCATAAATCCAAGTTTTAAAAAGAGACTAATCTTTGAAATTTTATGTGTATGGCTTAAAACCAGAGGCCTGATTCCTCTCTGGTTTTACATCGTATGACTTCAATCAGTGGATCAATGCCCgtgtaaaactgaaatatttcaatagCAAAATAATGCCCCAAATGTCACTGAGATTTTGGTTTTGATAGGTCATGATAAGGCCAAATGACAAGTCAAATGCTGTTCACCGACATATCAGTGATTACATCTGGAAAAATTCAGAAGACCCGCTCAGATATAAAGACGTTTTATTGATACTTATATTGACAGTCTCAATTTGCTCTGAAGTTGAATCTTGTTCAGTCTTGGGTGTAACACTGGGACTTCAGATGGAGCCTGCTTAAGTAATATCAATGAAAGCAGGTAACAGATAACGTTTTCCGAAGTAAAAATAACATGCTTAGGACCATGGAATGCATCTTTTCTGACAGGCAAAGTGGCAGGCTCGGCAGTTACATACAGCAACAGCAGCTATGCATGAAATCCAAAGGAGTCACATGAACACTCCCCCCTTCTCCAATTTAGTAAGGACATCAGCAGATTAACAGAATACTCAATTAGTTTCACCTTAGTGCACTGTTATTAAAAGACATACGCTGAGGTTACAAACTTGTGGCTTTCCCATAAAATTTGCTCATCAGGTATCATAACTTACAGTGTCACCTTGAGTCCATGCTTTACTTTGGTCGCCAAACtgagaatggatttttttctccttgtattctTATCTTAACTCAACGAAATGGATATTTTGCAATTAGAACTTAAGATGGTTGCTTTGAATAAGACTGTATAGGATCTAGTTTCTTCTCTGGGGACTATTAGCTCTGCAGTGCTGCCTACCATAGCTGCTTCCGTTACATGAAGAAGAGGTCATTTTTACAgctatctgaaaactgaaaaagtactGAGGAAATGCAGACATTTCCTCTACAcaacacacacaacaaaaccaatCATACCTTTATCATGCATATCCAAGGCTTTCAGCAGATCCTCTCTGATGGGATGCTTTGCTTTAAAACACAGTCTGTGAACATTCGAAGGAGTATCATCGCCTGAAAGAGTGGTAAGGTCCATGCAGGTGACAGCTTTCAGCAACCAAGCAGCCTACACAGGGAGTGAAACAGGGAATACAATATTTCAGTTTATGCTTCCAAAACCAAACTGACTTAGAAGATGCAGGAATTAGAAGCCTGGCTCTCACGGTAAGAATAAGGATGGCAGATATTTGTTCACGTCAGTATCTAATGAGCAGTATCTAATGGCACAGAAAGGACTTGGAATCAAAAGTCTGCTCTCTCAGAATGAAAGGATCTAATTCCAATTTTTGGTGCAAAAGCTAACTCCCAAATGGAACTCTAAGAATCAGACAAACATTTTTACCAGGAGAAAAAGCATCTTGTTTCAAATTTAATTCTATAACACAAAGGTAAAAAAATCACCTATGTGAGAAATCTCATTGTCCTAATATACTCTGTTCTACATACTATGTCTGTAACTTTCATGCACAAAAAATTATACGCACAGGTTTGCAATTGCCAATAACCAGATAAGTGTATATGTCAGCAATTTGCACATTTGCATGTTTGCATGCTTCTCCTGCTGTGAGAGTGAAACATGGAATCTGTGGGGGATAAGAACCCAGACTTCTTAAAACTTAGGGTCTAGACTCCACATGTTTCCACTTTCTTTCGAGTGAATCGGGAATAAAAAACATCTGTAATTATTTGGtgcaaaaaacaaaagcaagaactaAGTGACAGGGCTAAAACACTATTTAGATGAAAATGCTACAGAATTACTAAAGACTTACTAATTGGAGAATGGAAGAAGCACGTCAAAAAAATTTTTGAGATTTTGTGCTGAACAAAATTTGAGCTTAAGAcgttattttgaaatatttgttgaAGATCTTCCAGCAAATTCTCATTCACAGTTGATGGCTTCAATAAAAGCTGACATCTCTTAGTGGGCACATGCTCAACAAGGGGAGAGTTTGCAACAGCAAAGCCCACCTGAGTCCATAAAGTCCCTCCCTGACTGCTCTGTTCCGTGACACGATTTGTCACTATATGCAGCAAAAATTGGTGTTTCTTCATGGAGGCATTACTCCGCAAATCTTAAGATGCTGCCCAACCCACAAATCTTTCACACTTTGCTGATGGGAGTCTTCTTTCTGAACTTGCAGTAAATGTTATGCTGAAAGCTACTTTGGGGTGACTAAACAGAGTAACGAACCATTACTGGCCTCTGTTAGTCTGAGCTTGACTGCTTGTTTCTAACAGATTTCTAGTTTCACCCTATAACACTTCAGAAGGTTTTTTCACTTTAAATGGTTTTAAGTTTCTTttacttggatttttttatccTTCACTCGAGGGAATTTTTGTCTCATCTCTTACGACATGAATCATAAAGTCATCAAGACAGATGTAGTCAGGGAGTTCCAAGAACTGGTatgaacttgatttttttaaaagggtttttcAAGCGACTATTTTGGGAAATGGGCTTCAAAATTTGAATCTGGTGCTACTTACATTCAAACATGTAAAGGTTCAAAATCATCTCTGTGAAATAAACAGCACATGACTATCACGACTGCAATGACAGCGTTCAAATATAGGAgagatgcttctgaaaataatCTCTTGGCATTCTTCAAAGTAAAACCTCACTCGAGTACCTCAGTACCAGTGTTACTGCACAGGAGAGTGGAGAAGTGTTAGCAATTAAACATTTGTCCTATAGCCATGTTGAGGGAGTGACACTAAATCCCTTTCTTCCCAATGATTCTTTGCAATCAAAGTCTGTGTCTCTATGTTCCTTTGTTCTTTATACAGTAAATTCTGTGAAAGCAGAAGACTTAATTTTTATGTTACTGCACCTGCAGTATCTGAAGATAGCCAAGGTTATGGAATACCCTCTGGATTTTATCACTGACACTATTTGCCAACCCAGAGACATTGGACTACTAAACTTGGTATCAAGTGATTTTTTACGTACAAGAAACTCTCGGGAAGTGCTGAGCTACTGTCTAATTTTCCTCAATTTGtgtccattttttatttaatcataaCATTCAAATCACAGACTTTCATGTTAATGTAACAGGCAGGAAGTTGTTTTATATCACCGACCAGTAGGATCTTACGCAGCTTCATCAAATCATGCCCAAACGGTCATCTGCGGGGTCTGTGCTCATTGTGAACGCAGCTTCAGCCACCCCAGAATGGCTGCCCGACATAGTAAGCACTCAGGATACCAactattttaaacagttttttgaAGAATTAAGtataattaaattattcttgCTTTGTTCTGCTACATTGGATTGTTAAGATTTATCCTTGAGCATCTCCTTCCGCCTGCTTCCACGTTGACAGTTCCTGTTGCAAGTAAACAATTTGTTTAGTGCGCAGAAGGGAGGAATCACACACATTTGCCTCCAGAACAGCTGTTTGGTGAACAAAGAATCAACTTGTCTGTCCTTTGGACACTAGTTACAACCCCATGGCTGAGAGCTCTGGGGTCTTCTCCACAGCTTTTCTCAGACCCTGCCCTTGGCTGATTGATGCCAAAGCACTTACGGCATCCGGCAGCCAGCTCCGCCTGCCATCCCCCTCAGTGCTTCCCCTCCTGCCACTGAGGTGGCAGAACCAGCACGTGGCCGTGGCTTTGCAGAACGTATTAGCTTATTACCTCGCTGACCGGATGGCTTGGCATTACAATTCTCATGTACAAACTGGAGAAACGAAAACAGGCACCGGGCCAGTATCTGCCAGTTCTGCCAGGGGGGCAGTAACAGCAGAGGTTGAAAGTAACTGCTGAGACATCAAATGTGTTCAATGAAGACCATATAGCCTTGAAGAAAAGTTCATTTACGCCACTGGCTTTAGCACAGCTTACATGAACCTATTTTATACTAAGATGGACAGTAAATGATCATTTACCTCCTTATCTCAGGAACTGAGAAGTCAGCCCCCTTAAAActagcagcctttttttttttcctttgttctttttttttcccctttctccctccccgtGCCAAAGCCAGTCAGGATTTTTGAGTTTTAGGTGAGAACTAGTTAAGCAAAGAAATCACACATGTTGGGGATGtttaagtaaagaaaaatcaTCCAGGTAGGTCAAACTTGGCAGGGACCACGATCATATCTTACagccttaaaattaaaaaataagaaggcAGCGTGCAGAAACGTCTGTCTGGGAAACAGAATAAATGTGGTGGGATAGTAATATACAATTTAATCCGCTCATGAATAAAGATGACTTAAATTCATTTGCGGTTTTGCCACTCATGAGTTATAAGGTTTTTAACTTGTTTGGATAAATGCATCGCCTTATTCCATCCCATCATCATCAAAtacaaattattaaaataagACATGGACAAGCACATCTTTTAAGTTTACATGCATCTTGAAAAAAATTCAATAttgcagcctggagaaggagagtgactgctttaaaaatacaggaacAGAATGCATAAAAAGAGCACTTACTTGCCAATTACCTTTCACGGTTCTCCATTTTTTAATTCGTTCTGCATGCCTCACAACCGCAGGTCGATTCACATGCACTTTTGAGATCCAGCCAAGTTctggggtgggaaaaaaaagaaaaaaaagaagtctcagctttttctgtgttcttttaatATACAGTGTGGGACGTCAGAAGAAAGTTGTAGCTTGGTTTGGGACCTCTGAACAGCATGTTGTGCTTTTATGTCCTTTTAAGGGACATATTTATTATGTATTCATCACCAATCCGAAATATCTTAATAGCACTAACTTCTCTTAGGGTATAATCTGTGAACTGGATTTTTCATACAGCAGGTTTTGTTTGCCATTACAACTGAATTAACTTACTGCTGAGAGACACTATGAGTCCTGGACTATGAGGTTTATTATATACGTagcatatgaaaaaaaccccacaaaacagcCAACTGCCATTACTTGCTGATTTATTTCTTGATTCCAGAATATAGTAACATTTATTCAGTCCTTTGCTTGTTTGCTGGCACCCAGGACACAACAGCATTTTTTGTGTGCGTGAACCTTTGTTTACAGGAACTGTACCCCACACAATCACCAAAACCTCTGGACAGACCCTTGCATAACAAAGCATTTGAGTTGTTACTGTCTAGACGTAATTTTACTGAATTTGCTACGAGGGCCTGACTAACCGCAAAGTTTCCAAAAGCACTGAATTCCTGGGCAACATGTCTGCCTGGAAGTTGCTGAGATGCATGCTAGCCTGCAAAGTGCTCACCTTGCCAAGCACCCTGGAGGATTCAAGGCAACACCTTCAACATGTGAATTCCTTCAAATGCCCACTGGAGACACAGCCTGGGTCAAAACTTCAATGAGTTTCAGTATCCATAAACAATAACCAGACCCAAAGAGAAGCAGATACTCAACATTTACTTACATAATGTAAATGTCTAAAAGCAGAAGTACCAAAAATTGCCACTGCCTAACAAAGGGTAACTGACTGATAAAGGAGAACTGAGGATTCAGGTCCTTGAATCTTGGAATTTCTGCTTAGTGTGACAATCCAAAAGCGTAATTTTGAATGTTAATAAATACAAACCTCTAAAAGTAGTACACAGTGAAAAGAAATCAGATCATCTTTAAAATCTCTCATATGCCAAAACACAGATAATTCTTTTAAATCCTAATCATATAAGCAATCCATGAAAATACTCTGAAGACAACATGAACAATCATTAAAAACCAATCATCAGCAAATCACCACCATCAATCATCAGACACCATTATCAGTTAAGGTCAGTGTACGGACACGGGCTCAGATACTAAGACATAATAATTCTGGGTGACTTAATTTATTAAGGGCATCTCATCTCTATGACTCTTCTTCACTACTGTACTAGACTTGCATTTCCCTCGAGCACACTGATTAAAAAAggtttaaaactttaaaaaaaggcgATAGTCAAAATCCCTGATTTTGTACAGAAATCTTATCCTCAAATTTTTATCTTCCTACTTTATAGTTTTAGTAGCCAAAAAAAGTGCAGAACGAATATGCTAGCTAAGTATTTGTAAATGTAAGCTTGTTTTCCTAATTAGACTTACAAAAAGCTCTGGAAAAACCAATTTAGGGCAAAGATGACTCAATGGAAATGCAAGACAAAGGCATGAAACACAGCACAGTAAGCCACCTTGCTACCACTTTTCTATTACCACATCCAAGTAATTAAATGAGCAGTACCCGCAAGGTCAAAATGTTGGCCAAAAGCAAAAGAAGTTAAACCAAAGAAGGAATTTCAAAGGAATCCTAAGGAATTTAATTTCTGTAAGACTTCAGCATCAGTCTCACTGTATGgagacaaagaaaaggaagagcttGCAAAGTTGCAAACCAGTTGAACAACAAACCCTCAATACTTCTCTCCACTTTCAAAGCTACAGGCTTATTCATTCTGGCCCAAGAGCAAGAAGCTCAACTGACATGTAGAAAGCAAGTGAGAAAAGCTATTGCTACACAAGCCATGACTaaaactttccttctttttgaatATCGATAAATGCAAACCTTATAAACACAGACAGCTGAAATATAAGCTAGCGAACCCTCTACAGCCTCCACAGTTGCTTTAAAGTTGAGCCTCCTAGGTGATCAGCAGAGAGCGCGCAACCCTTCCTATGGGGGCATTATAGGCAATAATAGACAAAGTCCACAGGgtgggaaaaaacaaataaataaataaatgaaggaaacGCAAACTCTGTGCT contains these protein-coding regions:
- the DERA gene encoding deoxyribose-phosphate aldolase; its protein translation is MAGRNPGTELELGWISKVHVNRPAVVRHAERIKKWRTVKGNWQAAWLLKAVTCMDLTTLSGDDTPSNVHRLCFKAKHPIREDLLKALDMHDKGITVGAVCVYPTRVTDAVNALKAAGCNIPVASVAAGFPSGQTPLETKLAEIKLAVEYGAREIDIVISRSLVLTGQWEGLYEEIRQCREACGEAHMKTILATGELGSLANVYKASMIAMMAGSDFIKTSTGKEVENATFPVGVVMMRAIKEFYWQTGNKVGFKPAGGIRTAKDAITWLMLVKEELGVEWLTPELFRLGASSLLEDIEKQIFYHVTGSYARQHDLAMA